A genomic window from Silene latifolia isolate original U9 population chromosome Y, ASM4854445v1, whole genome shotgun sequence includes:
- the LOC141627672 gene encoding EP1-like glycoprotein 4, which yields MVLYDAHNNTVWQSFDHPTDTIFPNQFLRATGPKKLVSWVSSLRGVYSLVLMPNRVFLYYKSANSSNPVVYYTMFKTTKTLSTLQFLAYDEFKPSFNQQFTDGIKIGDQGWFPGFSVFKEDYAPLLTHQVDSCLLPEKCGAFEVCQNSTCVACPSPQGLLPWIAGKCVPPKLGACSLGKAAKYYKVQGVEHFSIMYNKGEGSMALASCQSKCSLDCKCVGYFYHLENSRCWIAYDLMTLTKSGNPRHFGFIKTSK from the exons ATGGTTCTTTACGATGCTCATAATAACACGGTTTGGCAGAGCTTTGACCACCCTACTGACACTATTTTCCCAAACCAGTTTCTCCGGGCCACTGGCCCCAAGAAGCTAGTGAGTTGGGTCTCGAGCCTCAGAGGGGTCTATAGCCTTGTCTTGATGCCCAACAGAGTGTTCCTTTACTATAAGAGTGCAAATAGTTCTAACCCAGTTGTGTATTATACAATGTTTAAGACAACCAAAACACTAAGCACTTTGCAATTTCTGGCCTACGACGAGTTCAAGCCATCCTTTAATCAGCAATTTACAGACGGTATCAAGATCG GTGATCAGGGATGGTTCCCTGGATTTAGTGTCTTTAAAGAGGATTATGCACCATTATTAACCCATCAAGTGGATAGTTGTCTACTACCTGAAAAGTGTGGCGCTTTTGAAGTGTGCCAAAACAGCACGTGTGTGGCATGTCCATCGCCTCAAGGGCTCCTGCCTTGGATTGCCGGTAAGTGCGTGCCTCCAAAATTGGGTGCGTGTAGCTTGGGGAAGGCGGCTAAGTACTATAAGGTTCAAGGTGTTGAGCATTTCTCTATCATGTACAACAAAGGTGAGGGTTCTATGGCCTTGGCTTCGTGTCAAAGCAAGTGTAGTTTGGATTGCAAGTGTGTTGGTTACTTTTATCATCTAGAGAACTCAAGGTGTTGGATTGCTTATGATCTTATGACGTTGACCAAGTCCGGAAATCCCAGGCATTTTGGGTTTATCAAGACATCTAAATAG
- the LOC141627673 gene encoding uncharacterized protein LOC141627673 translates to MPETSNTIDVNDPHYVYLSDAPGGKLVATVFEDTGYGEWRRSMLIALSAKNKIGFIDGSIPKPSVNAATAKSWQRYAWDELQERFGQSNGAQLYGVQKQLNDFSQGNDDIGTYFTRLKSVWHEISSMGMNPRCTCTCNCGAQEKQLQFQEHQRVVQFLIGLNDSYTAIRGTILMQNPLPKMYVIYNNLLQEEKQGEIHNSTQFDQSGSSTMMARNMGKKRSSWNPNYKGYQGNKGMNSGNSRGNFSNGANNGFGGTGHYNNSQANKGNNAGFNGPNKFKGKNLDNGSGNAVEDKPPPPFCNYFKKYGHVIRNCYHLIDRNRRFAGNAFFNNSEDITFSGFGNGQSSGAAGTGMGSTPHSLHNNPYCSPVFNAWILDIGASDHFCSNKALFFYFHHLVKPYTVSLPNGDVVQIDTVGTVHIAPDFPLLNDSSRKPLVLGKNHNDFYLLHPEFHNASLIANKGDHVDDFTRCTWTHLLSSKSNAFGFIKSFIPMVQTQFDKKVKIIRSDKAFKLGTSDITAKFLVDNGILHQTSCFHTPQQNGVVERKHKHLLETARALKFQSNLPTKYLDDCVLTTTYIVNRMPSKVLQNLSPYQILFGKPLELSHMRAFGCLVYASTPKPGRDKFSPRATSCVFLRNPFGKKAYKL, encoded by the exons ATGCCTGAAACCAGTAATACCATTGATGTCAATGATCCGCACTATGTTTATCTTTCTGATGCACCTGGTGGCAAACTTGTTGCCACTGTCTTTGAGGATACTGGTTATGGCGAATGGAGAAGATCAATGCTGATAGCACTCTCTGCTAAAAATAAGATTGGGTTCATAGACGGCTCCATCCCCAAACCTTCTGTGAATGCTGCTACAGCCAAAAGTTGGCAACGCT ACGCATGGGATGAATTACAAGAAAGATTTGGGCAATCCAATGGAGCACAACTTTATGGTGTTCAGAAGCAGTTGAATGATTTTTCGCAAGGGAATGATGACATTGGTACTTATTTCACAAGGTTGAAGTCAGTTTGGCATGAAATTTCAAGCATGGGAATGAATCCAAGATGCACTTGCACTTGTAACTGTGGTGCACAAGAGAAGCAGCTACAATTTCAAGAACATCAGCGGGTTGTTCAATTTCTGATTGGATTAAATGACTCATATACTGCAATCCGAGGTACAATTTTAATGCAAAATCCTTTGCCAAAGATGTATGTCATCTATAATAATCTCCTGCAAGAAGAAAAACAGGGAGAGATTCATAACTCTACTCAATTTGATCAGTCTGGTTCTTCTACTATGATGGCCAGAAACATGGGTAAAAAGAGAAGTTCTTGGAATCCTAACTATAAAGGTTATCAAGGAAATAAGGGAATGAATTCTGGGAACAGTCGAGGTAATTTCAGTAATGGTGCTAATAATGGTTTTGGTGGCACTGGGCATTACAATAATTCTCAAGCAAACAAAGGGAACAATGCTGGATTCAATGGTCCAAACAAATTCAAGGGCAAGAATTTGGATAATGGTTCAGGAAATGCTGTTGAAGATAAACCACCACCACCTTTCTGCAATTATTTCAAGAAATATGGTCATGTCATTCGGAATTGTTATCACTTAATCGACAGGAATCGCAGATTTGCAGGCAATGCATTCTTCAATAATTCTGAAGACATCACTTTCTCAGGCTTTGGGAATGGTCAATCTAGTGGTGCAGCTGGTACTG GTATGGGTTCCACACCTCATTCTTTGCATAATAATCCATATTGTTCTCCTGTTTTTAATGCTTGGATCCTAGACATTGGTGCTAGTGATCATTTTTGCTCCAATAAggctttgtttttttattttcatCATCTTGTTAAACCTTATACTGTGTCTTTACCTAATGGAGATGTAGTTCAAATTGACACTGTTGGTACAGTTCACATTGCACCTGACTTTCCTTTACTAAAT GACTCTTCCAGGAAGCCCTTGGTCCTTGGTAAAAACCATAATGACTTCTATCTGCTGCATCCTGAGTTTCATAATGCCTCTTTAATAGCTAATAAAGGAGATCACG TAGATGATTTTACTCGATGCACTTGGACACATCTACTTTCTAGCAAGAGTAATGCATTTGGCTTCATTAAATCTTTTATTCCAATGGTTCAAACACAATTTGATAAGAAAGTCAAGATCATAAGATCAGACAAGGCTTTTAAGTTGGGAACCAGTGATATTACTGCCAAATTTTTAGTTGATAATGGTATCTTACATCAAACATCTTGTTTTCATACACCACAGCAAAATGGTGTTGTAGAACGCAAACATAAGCATCTTCTTGAGACAGCAAGAGCACTAAAATTTCAATCTAATTTACCTACTAAATACTTGGATGATTGTGTTTTAACTACAACTTATATTGTAAATAGAATGCCTTCTAAGGTCTTGCAGAATCTTTCACCATATCAGATTTTGTTTGGCAAACCTCTTGAACTGTCTCACATGAGGGCTTTTGGATGCTTAGTTTATGCTTCTACTCCTAAACCAGGGAGGGACAAGTTCTCTCCTAGGGCTACTTCATGTGTTTTCTTGCGCAATCCTTTTGGAAAGAAGGCATACAAATTGTAA